A DNA window from Streptomyces sp. 71268 contains the following coding sequences:
- a CDS encoding menaquinone biosynthesis protein has protein sequence MDNSTPVAATATGHRRSRPRVGHIQFLNCLPLYWGLARTGSLLDLELTKDTPEKLSEQLVRGDLDIAPVTLVEFLRNADDLVAFPDLAVGCDGPVMSCVIVSQVPLDQLDAARVALGSTSRTSVRLAQLLLSERFGVQPEYYTCPPDLGLMMQEAQAAVLIGDAALRANLHYAPRFGLDVHDLGQMWKDWTGLPFVFAVWAARRSYLEREPELVHKVHEAFLSSRDVSLEEVTKVAEQAARWEAFEPEVLERYFTTLDFSLGADQLAGIAEFARRTGPTTGFPADVRVDLLTNGAH, from the coding sequence GTGGACAATTCAACCCCTGTCGCCGCTACCGCCACCGGCCACCGCCGGAGCCGGCCGCGGGTCGGCCACATCCAGTTCCTCAACTGTCTTCCGCTGTACTGGGGGCTCGCCCGCACCGGCAGCCTCCTCGATCTCGAGCTGACCAAGGACACCCCCGAGAAGCTCAGCGAGCAGCTCGTCCGCGGAGACCTGGACATCGCCCCGGTCACCCTGGTCGAGTTCCTGCGGAACGCGGACGACCTGGTCGCCTTCCCCGACCTCGCGGTCGGCTGCGACGGCCCGGTCATGTCGTGCGTGATCGTCTCCCAGGTGCCGCTGGACCAGTTGGACGCCGCACGCGTCGCCCTCGGCTCGACGTCGCGCACCTCCGTACGGCTCGCGCAACTCCTGCTCTCCGAGCGCTTCGGCGTACAGCCCGAGTACTACACCTGCCCGCCCGACCTCGGGCTGATGATGCAGGAGGCGCAGGCGGCGGTGCTCATCGGCGACGCCGCGCTGCGGGCCAACCTGCACTACGCGCCCAGGTTCGGGCTCGACGTGCACGACCTGGGTCAGATGTGGAAGGACTGGACGGGACTGCCGTTCGTCTTCGCGGTCTGGGCCGCGCGCCGCTCCTACCTGGAGCGGGAGCCGGAGCTGGTGCACAAGGTGCACGAGGCGTTCCTGTCCTCGCGCGACGTCTCGCTGGAGGAGGTCACCAAGGTGGCCGAACAGGCGGCGCGGTGGGAGGCGTTCGAGCCGGAGGTGCTGGAACGGTACTTCACCACCCTCGACTTCAGCCTCGGCGCCGACCAGCTCGCCGGCATCGCCGAGTTCGCCCGCCGCACGGGCCCCACCACGGGCTTCCCCGCCGACGTCCGCGTGGACCTGCTGACCAACGGCGCCCACTGA
- a CDS encoding demethylmenaquinone methyltransferase, with product MTRASLDKQPHEVAAMFDDVAANYDLTNDVLSLGQSRLWRKAVARAVDARPGERVLDLAAGTGTSSLPFTAAGAYVVPCDFSLGMLRAGKQRNPFLPLTAGDATRLPFADGVFDTVTISFGLRNVQDTEGALREMLRVTRPGGKIVICEFSQPTWAPFRTVYTEYLMRALPPVATAVSSSPDAYVYLAESIRAWPDQPGLAAILQRAGWSRVAWRNLTGGVVALHRGTKPQGG from the coding sequence GTGACCCGAGCTTCCCTGGACAAGCAGCCGCACGAAGTCGCCGCGATGTTCGATGACGTGGCGGCCAACTACGACCTCACCAACGACGTGCTCTCGCTCGGGCAGTCCCGGCTGTGGCGCAAGGCGGTCGCGCGCGCCGTGGACGCGCGCCCGGGGGAGCGGGTGCTCGACCTGGCCGCGGGTACGGGGACGTCGTCCCTGCCGTTCACGGCCGCCGGCGCGTACGTCGTGCCCTGCGACTTCTCGCTGGGCATGCTGCGGGCCGGAAAGCAGCGCAACCCGTTCCTGCCGCTCACGGCCGGCGACGCCACCCGACTCCCGTTCGCGGACGGCGTCTTCGACACCGTCACGATCTCCTTCGGGCTGCGCAACGTGCAGGACACCGAGGGCGCGCTGCGCGAGATGCTGCGCGTGACCAGGCCCGGCGGCAAGATCGTCATCTGCGAGTTCAGCCAGCCGACGTGGGCGCCGTTCCGCACGGTCTACACGGAGTACCTGATGCGGGCGCTGCCGCCGGTCGCCACGGCCGTGAGCAGCAGCCCGGACGCGTACGTCTACCTCGCCGAGTCCATCCGCGCCTGGCCCGACCAGCCTGGCCTGGCCGCGATCCTGCAGCGCGCCGGCTGGTCCCGCGTCGCCTGGCGCAACCTGACCGGCGGTGTCGTCGCCCTGCACCGGGGCACGAAGCCGCAGGGCGGCTAG
- a CDS encoding GNAT family N-acetyltransferase → MPISGATVQLRVPIPEDAAAWHRLFDDPDVMEFHGGASHDLAHYEEFAARQRAHHDHIGVCLYTLLDAAGEPVGFTGAQPWPHEWGPKGEIEIGWRLGRAHWGRGYATLAAETTLERARAVGIRHVVAMVAAENARSIAVIQRLGMKESETYVSPVSKTRGLCFRLDL, encoded by the coding sequence ATGCCGATATCCGGAGCTACTGTGCAGTTGCGAGTACCGATCCCCGAGGACGCGGCTGCCTGGCACCGGCTCTTCGACGACCCCGACGTCATGGAGTTCCACGGCGGCGCCTCCCATGACCTCGCCCATTACGAGGAGTTCGCCGCCCGCCAGCGCGCCCACCACGACCACATCGGCGTCTGTCTCTACACCCTGCTCGACGCGGCCGGCGAGCCGGTCGGCTTCACCGGCGCCCAGCCCTGGCCGCACGAGTGGGGCCCCAAGGGCGAGATCGAGATCGGCTGGCGGCTCGGCCGCGCGCACTGGGGCCGGGGTTACGCGACGCTCGCCGCCGAGACGACGCTGGAACGGGCCCGCGCGGTCGGCATCCGGCACGTGGTCGCGATGGTCGCCGCGGAGAACGCGCGCTCCATCGCGGTCATCCAGCGGCTGGGCATGAAGGAGTCCGAGACGTACGTCTCGCCGGTCTCCAAGACCCGCGGGCTCTGTTTCCGGCTCGACCTGTAG
- a CDS encoding APH(3'') family aminoglycoside O-phosphotransferase: MSDHAAPPPLSPPLSPALFGLTEGDWLPVTSGESGALVFRDAGATRYAKCVPAADVAELAAERDRVAWFGGRDLSGPRVLDWCRTDAGACLLTSAVPGVPADQVSAAELRAAWESIADAVRRLHAVPVAECPFRRGLDGVVAVARDVVSRDAVNPDFLPEEQRHTPAPELLARLTGQLALRREQEAADTVVSHGDLCLPNILLDPRTLDVSGFVDLGRLGLADRHADLALLLTNARETWPDEERARAADAEFAGRYGTPLDHDRLRFYLHLDPLTWG, encoded by the coding sequence ATGAGCGACCACGCCGCGCCCCCGCCTCTGTCGCCGCCCCTGTCGCCGGCGCTGTTCGGCCTGACGGAGGGCGACTGGCTGCCGGTCACCTCGGGCGAGTCCGGGGCCCTCGTGTTCCGCGACGCCGGCGCCACCCGGTACGCCAAGTGCGTGCCCGCCGCCGACGTGGCCGAGCTGGCGGCCGAGCGCGACCGGGTCGCCTGGTTCGGCGGACGGGACCTGTCGGGCCCCCGGGTGCTCGACTGGTGTCGTACCGACGCCGGCGCCTGCCTGCTGACCAGCGCCGTCCCCGGCGTACCCGCCGACCAGGTGTCCGCCGCCGAGCTGCGGGCCGCCTGGGAGTCCATCGCGGACGCGGTCCGCCGGCTGCACGCGGTGCCGGTGGCGGAGTGCCCGTTCCGGCGGGGGCTGGACGGTGTGGTCGCCGTGGCGCGCGACGTCGTGTCCCGGGACGCCGTGAACCCGGACTTCCTCCCGGAGGAGCAGCGGCACACGCCCGCCCCGGAGTTGCTGGCCCGCCTCACCGGGCAGCTCGCCCTGCGACGGGAGCAGGAGGCGGCCGACACGGTCGTCAGCCACGGGGACCTGTGCCTGCCCAACATCCTCCTCGACCCGCGCACCCTCGACGTGTCGGGCTTCGTCGACCTGGGCCGCCTCGGCCTCGCCGACCGCCACGCCGACCTGGCGTTGCTGCTCACCAACGCGCGCGAGACCTGGCCGGACGAGGAGCGGGCCCGGGCGGCGGACGCGGAGTTCGCCGGGCGGTACGGCACCCCCCTGGACCACGACCGCCTGCGCTTCTACCTCCACCTCGACCCGCTCACCTGGGGCTGA
- the mqnC gene encoding cyclic dehypoxanthinyl futalosine synthase has protein sequence MTENADLQSVLDRAAGGGRITPEEALDLYRDAPLHALGAAADAARRRRYAGTEHIATYIIERNINYTNVCVTACKFCAFYAPPKAHDKGWTRDLDDILRRCAETVELGGTQIMFQGGHHPDFGVEYYEEHFAAIKKAFPQLVIHSLGASEIEHMSRISGVTADEAIRRIHAAGLDSFAGAGAELLPERPRKAIAPLKESGERWLEIMEIAHNLGVESTSTMLMGTGETNAERIEHLRMIREVQDRTGGFRAFIPYTYQPENNHLKGQTQATLFEYLRMIAIARLFLDNVAHIQGSWLTTGKEVGQLSLHYGADDLGSIMLEENVVSSAGARHRSNRMEIIDLIRKAGRVPAQRATTYEHLVVHDDPANDPVDDKVVSHLSSTAIDGGTAHPALKLIDAR, from the coding sequence GTGACGGAGAACGCCGATCTGCAGTCCGTCCTCGACCGCGCCGCCGGCGGCGGTCGGATCACCCCGGAGGAGGCGCTCGACCTGTACCGGGACGCGCCTCTGCACGCGCTCGGCGCGGCCGCCGACGCCGCGCGCCGCCGGCGGTACGCCGGGACGGAGCACATCGCGACGTACATCATCGAGCGGAACATCAACTACACCAACGTGTGCGTGACGGCCTGCAAGTTCTGCGCCTTCTACGCCCCGCCCAAGGCCCACGACAAGGGCTGGACCCGCGACCTGGACGACATCCTGCGCCGCTGCGCGGAGACCGTCGAGCTGGGCGGTACCCAGATCATGTTCCAGGGCGGCCACCACCCGGACTTCGGCGTGGAGTACTACGAGGAGCACTTCGCGGCGATCAAGAAGGCGTTCCCGCAGCTCGTCATCCACTCGCTGGGCGCCTCCGAGATCGAGCACATGTCGCGGATCTCCGGCGTCACCGCCGACGAGGCCATCCGGCGCATCCACGCCGCGGGGCTCGACTCGTTCGCCGGCGCGGGCGCCGAGCTGCTGCCGGAGCGCCCGCGGAAGGCCATCGCGCCGCTCAAGGAGTCGGGCGAGCGCTGGCTGGAGATCATGGAGATCGCGCACAACCTGGGCGTCGAGTCCACCTCCACGATGCTGATGGGCACCGGCGAGACCAACGCCGAGCGGATCGAGCACCTGCGGATGATCCGCGAGGTGCAGGACCGCACGGGCGGCTTCCGCGCCTTCATCCCGTACACGTACCAGCCGGAGAACAACCACCTCAAGGGCCAGACGCAGGCCACCCTCTTCGAGTACCTGCGGATGATCGCCATCGCGCGCCTCTTCCTGGACAACGTCGCGCACATCCAGGGCTCGTGGCTGACCACCGGCAAGGAGGTCGGCCAGCTCTCGCTGCACTACGGGGCGGACGACCTGGGCTCGATCATGCTGGAGGAGAACGTGGTCTCCTCGGCCGGCGCCCGGCACCGCTCCAACCGGATGGAGATCATCGACCTGATCCGCAAGGCGGGCCGGGTCCCGGCGCAGCGCGCCACGACGTACGAGCACCTGGTGGTGCACGACGACCCGGCCAACGACCCGGTGGACGACAAGGTCGTCTCGCACCTGTCGTCGACCGCGATCGACGGCGGCACGGCCCACCCCGCCCTCAAGCTCATCGACGCCCGCTGA
- a CDS encoding serine/threonine-protein kinase, with translation MYPLEPDDPRRIGAYRLLRRLGSGGMGRVYLGRSAGGRTVAVKLVHPHFATDAQFRARFRREVEAARRVGGAWTAPVLDADPEAAVPWVATGYVAGPSLTQAVEELGALPVSCVRALGASLAEALVAVHGLGLVHRDVKPSNVLLALDGPRLIDFGITRAIDGTASLTSTGVSIGSPGYMSPEQILGQGASAAADVFSLGAVLAYAATGRPPFPGDSSAALLYRVVHEQPELGASLAGELRAIVADCLAKDPTDRPTPAELVRRLTADAGGDTDAGAGGGAAGLVRPGWLPAPLVEGASRRAMELLDLEAEPLESAPSPTPPPAPAWPAAGSAGAAGSAEAGPSSGGPTTLSPEALGPETVGMDSGVRAGAFGPPDPSYGGRAGSTGHASQSQHPGDVSQPGGASHAGTPAPAPVAAPRRSPEGSRAAVAEAATAGAGRATGAVDAGAGEGAPRRPGGAPSDPGSGPHGSEGGADGADRAGRERRMALSAGFGRRDRPRWLSCSLVLSVAGALAAATTAVVVYDAMRGGGGGDTHAGGEKQSQAPSPRSSGSTPAPDGSQPASGEPTAPGSVPAGGDVPKNLIGTWKGPQYAKGKYNGEHIATVRQGRTGTVVVEAVTDVFGQRCYAKGTLRSVTEQNTRLTITEATDETKEGGSFLCTGVTARATYTLDRETGKLVYKSQDEAAGRPVARMVKQPAAD, from the coding sequence ATGTACCCACTGGAACCGGATGATCCCCGCCGCATCGGCGCGTACCGGCTGCTGCGGCGCCTGGGCTCGGGCGGGATGGGCCGGGTCTACCTGGGCCGCAGCGCGGGCGGACGCACCGTCGCCGTGAAGCTGGTCCACCCGCACTTCGCGACGGACGCACAGTTCCGGGCCCGTTTCCGGCGCGAGGTGGAGGCGGCCCGGCGGGTGGGCGGCGCCTGGACGGCCCCCGTGCTCGACGCCGATCCGGAGGCCGCGGTGCCCTGGGTGGCCACCGGTTACGTCGCCGGGCCCTCGCTCACCCAGGCCGTCGAGGAACTGGGCGCGCTGCCGGTGTCCTGCGTACGCGCGCTGGGCGCGAGCCTGGCGGAGGCGCTGGTGGCCGTGCACGGCCTGGGCCTGGTGCACCGCGACGTCAAGCCGTCGAACGTGCTGCTCGCCCTGGACGGGCCGCGGCTCATCGACTTCGGCATCACCCGCGCCATCGACGGCACCGCCTCCCTCACCTCCACCGGCGTCTCCATCGGATCGCCCGGCTACATGTCGCCCGAGCAGATCCTCGGCCAGGGCGCGTCGGCCGCCGCCGACGTGTTCTCGCTGGGCGCGGTCCTGGCGTACGCCGCCACCGGCCGGCCGCCCTTTCCCGGCGACTCCTCGGCCGCGCTGCTCTACCGGGTCGTGCACGAGCAGCCGGAGCTGGGCGCATCGCTGGCGGGCGAGTTGCGCGCGATCGTCGCCGACTGCTTGGCCAAGGACCCGACCGACCGCCCCACACCGGCCGAGCTGGTGCGCCGGCTGACCGCCGACGCGGGCGGGGATACGGACGCGGGCGCGGGTGGCGGCGCGGCCGGCCTGGTGCGGCCCGGGTGGCTGCCCGCCCCGCTGGTGGAGGGCGCCAGCCGGCGCGCGATGGAGTTGCTCGACCTGGAGGCGGAGCCGCTGGAGTCGGCCCCGTCCCCGACACCGCCACCCGCCCCCGCCTGGCCCGCCGCCGGTTCCGCCGGGGCCGCCGGTTCCGCCGAGGCCGGCCCGTCATCCGGTGGGCCGACGACGCTGTCCCCCGAGGCGCTCGGGCCCGAGACGGTGGGGATGGACTCGGGCGTACGCGCCGGGGCGTTCGGGCCGCCCGACCCCTCGTACGGAGGCCGCGCCGGCAGCACCGGCCACGCCAGTCAGTCCCAGCACCCCGGCGACGTCAGCCAGCCCGGCGGCGCCAGCCACGCCGGTACCCCGGCCCCGGCCCCGGTCGCGGCGCCGCGTCGCTCGCCGGAGGGGAGCCGGGCCGCTGTGGCGGAGGCCGCCACGGCGGGCGCGGGGCGGGCGACCGGGGCCGTCGACGCTGGCGCCGGTGAGGGCGCCCCGCGTCGGCCGGGCGGCGCTCCGAGCGACCCGGGCAGCGGTCCGCACGGCTCCGAGGGCGGCGCGGATGGCGCGGATCGGGCGGGGCGGGAACGGCGGATGGCGCTGTCGGCCGGGTTCGGGCGGCGCGACCGGCCGAGGTGGCTGAGCTGTTCGCTGGTGCTTTCGGTCGCCGGCGCGCTCGCCGCGGCGACCACGGCGGTCGTCGTCTACGACGCGATGCGGGGCGGCGGCGGTGGCGACACGCACGCCGGTGGCGAGAAGCAGAGCCAGGCCCCGTCCCCCCGCTCCAGCGGCAGCACGCCAGCGCCCGACGGCTCGCAGCCGGCCAGCGGCGAACCGACCGCGCCGGGCAGCGTGCCGGCCGGGGGCGACGTGCCGAAGAACCTCATCGGCACCTGGAAGGGCCCCCAGTACGCCAAGGGCAAGTACAACGGCGAGCACATCGCGACCGTCCGCCAGGGCCGCACCGGGACGGTCGTCGTCGAGGCGGTCACCGACGTCTTCGGGCAGCGCTGCTACGCCAAGGGCACGCTGCGCTCGGTGACGGAGCAGAACACCCGGCTGACGATCACCGAGGCCACCGACGAGACCAAGGAAGGCGGCTCGTTCCTGTGCACGGGCGTGACGGCGCGGGCCACGTACACGCTGGACAGGGAGACCGGCAAGCTCGTCTACAAGTCCCAGGACGAGGCGGCCGGGCGCCCGGTGGCCCGCATGGTCAAGCAGCCGGCGGCGGACTGA